The Saprospiraceae bacterium genome contains the following window.
GGATTATTTAAAATATAGTCCGGAACAAGCTAAAGAATCCATAATTCAGTTATTTGAATTGGTAAAAAAGTATGGAGGGCAATTTCATTTGATATGGCATAACAGCAGTTTTGATTTTAAAGGAGAATGGACAGGCTGGGATCACGTATTTGATGATATAATTGACTATTTTAATAAACGCACAGAAACAACATGAGCAACAAAAAGAAAATTGGACTTTCTCCCGGTAGTTTGGTCTACACAGGCAAGCAATTGGATGTCAAACCTATTGTTAAAGGAATTCAATACAACCCAAACGATTATTCCGAACTTTCAGAAAAAGAGTGCTTAAACCTTAATTTGAAACAAGGATTCCAATATTGGTTAGACCTTAAAGGCATAAATGATGTAAATCTGATTAGTCAACTTGGGGAAAAATTTAATATTCACCGCCTCATATTGGAGGATGTATTGGATCCCGGTCACCGAATTAAAATTGAAGATTATGATGCAGCCCTTTTTGGAATTATTTACAATGTAGAGTACAACAAAGCAACGAAAACATTAAAAAAAGAACAGATATCGGTATACCTTAATAAAAGTGTATTGATCAGTTTTCAAGAAGATCCGGATGATAGTTTTTCTATCATTCGAAATCGTATGCAAATGCCCTTATCCCGAATTCGTACCAGGGGATCGGACTATTTATTTTATGCCATCATCGATTATTTGGTTGACCGCTACTACATTACGGTAGAAGCATTTCACGATGAGATTGAAGTTATGGAAGAGAAGGTATTACAAGAAAAGTTTGTCCTCCATTTAGAAGATTTACACATATTACGAAATAACATTTTAGCTATGAAACGGGTGGTTTTTCCGTTGCGAGAAGAAATCAATCAGTTAAAAAACCTGGAGACGAATTTAATTGATGCTTCAACCTTTTTATTTTTAAGAGATCTCCAAGACAATATTCAACATTTAATAGAAACGCTGGACAATCAAAGAGAATTGCTCAATGGGATTCGAGAATTGGTGATGAGCCGTACCAATCTGCAAATGAATAAAGATATGAAATGGCTGGCAATGGTTTCGACCGTGTCGATTCCCATTTTATTTTTTACAGGTGTCTACGGAATGAATTTTGAGTTCATGCCAGAATTAAAATGGAAATACGGCTACTTAATCTGGTGGATCGGAATCAGTGTGGTCGTATTTACAATGATTGGTTTTCTTAAACGAAAGAAGATGATTTGATTAACAATACCCCAAATCTTCATCAGTTTCAAGAAAATCACCTTTAGGTAAACTTTCTAAAACTAAATCGGTGTCAGGATTTTCTTTTTTGGAATTCAAAAAACCTCCGTTCTTCTGTTTTTGCTTCCGTTTTGGAAGTTTTCTTTTTGAACAGGTTTTTCATTAATAATTGGATTTATAGTTCATGGATTAATATTCGTACAAATATAAAATAATAATATATGTAATATTTATAATTTATTTGGCGATTTATGCAACATGAATACTTTTAAAAATTGGATCAAATCACCAGTCAACAACCGCTTGTAGTTAGTTATTACCAAAAACACCAAAAGCTTATCAGCTTAAGCGCCTTAAATAAAAAAATAAAGAAGATTTTTGTTGTTTGAAGATGAAGGCGCAATAATCAAAATTCCTAAATGTTGTTTAAAACTCCTGTTTACAGCATCCTTCATGGATAGATCAAAGGTATAACAAAGCTTTGATAGTCCTGTGTTAAATTATTTCATTTTCAAAAAAAAAGATAATTTTTTTTTACATAATATTGAGTGTAACATATAACACGTTAAATTTTGTAAGGTACCAAGCAACTACCGATTCATCAAAACGAAGCAATCCCAGCAATCGAAATCAACATGTATTATAATTTTCTTATATATTATATTATTGTTAATTTTTAATGTGTTGTTTATCAGCATGTTGCATTATTGTCTTGTAAAAGAATAAATTTTTCACATCAAGAAAATATATATATCTAATTTTGCCCAAATTTAAAAACGTATGAAGACTCGGTATTCAGATGAGGAATTGATTGAATTTAAAAAAGTCATAGATGATAAGCTGGAAAGCACTAAAAGAGAGTTGGAGGATATTGAGCAACAAATGATGGAGTTGCGAGATAATATGGCTGACGAACAAGGTGGAGACTGGTTTGATGATAGTTCTATTCATACTGAAATAGAGTTTCTTACAAAAATGGCCGAACGACAAAAGCAGTTTATTCAAAACCTCGAAATGGCTTTAGTTCGAATTAAAAATAAATCCTACGGTATTTGTACTGTAACCGGTGATTTAATTGAAAAACAGCGCTTGTTATTAGTTCCTCATGCTACAAAAAGTGTAAAAGCTAAAGAAAGTGAGCTTCCATCTGCTCCACCTGCAGAAGTGCGGAATGATTCAACCATGTATTCAGAAGAAGAAGAGGAAGACAATCCTCCATTAGAATAAAATCACATTTTACCAGCCGAGAATCCAGGCAAAAATCAAAGGAGCAACAATTGTTGCATCACTTTCAATAATGTACTTTGGTGTATGGATGTCCAGTTTACCCCAGGTAATTTTTTCATTGGGTACTGCACCTGAATAGGATCCAAAGGAGGTTGTAGAGTCTGATATTTGGCAGAAATAAGACCAAAATGGTACGTCGTGCCATTCCAAATCCTGATACATCATGGGAACCACGCAAATTGGAAAGTCGCCTGCAATGCCACCCCTATTTGAAAAAATCCTACTCCTTTCCCGGTTGAATTCTTACGATACCAATCCGCTAAAAACACCATGTATTCGATGCCACTTTTCATCGTGGATGCTTTTAATTCTGACTTAATAATAAAAGATGAAAAAATATTTCCCATGGTACTGTCTTCCCAACCCGGACAAACTATTGGTAAATTTTTTTGAGCGGCGGCCAGCATCCAGGAATTTTTGGGGTCAATTTCATAATATTGTTCAAGTACTCCACTCAATAGCATTTGGTACATATATTCATGTGGAAAATAACGTTGCCCGGTAGTATCAGCATCTTTCCAAAGTTCATAAATATGTTTTTGCAATCTCCTAAAAGCCTCTTCTTCCGGAATACAGGTATCAGTCACCCGATTGAGCCCTTGCTCTAAAAGCTCCCATTCCTGTTGTGGCGTTAAATCCCGATAATGTGGTATTCGTTTATAATGTGAATGTGCAACCAGATTCATCAGGTCTTCTTCTAAATTAGCACCTGTACATGAGATAATATCGACTTTATTTTGCCTGATCATTTCTGCCAGTGATACACCCAGTTCGGCAGTGCTCATTGCACCTGCCAGCGTGAGCATCATTTTCCCGCCTTCTGTAAGATGCAATTCATACCCTTTTGCTGCATCCACAAGAGCAGCAGCATTAAAGTGTCTGTAATGGTGTGCTATAAATTGAGAAACCGGACCTTTATTCATAAATTTATTATAATCTTTTATAAAGTTATTTTGCAGAACGTTCAAAATAGTAAGCCAACATCTTATAATAGAGTTTGGCAGCTAAAAAATCTGGCGCCTGATTGTGTGGATTGGGTGCTAATTCAACAATATCGAATCCTACAACTTTTTTTCTTAAAAATATCATGCGTAAGTATTGCAACACTTGATACCATTGCATGCCTCCAGGTTCAGGGGTACCCGTACTTGGCATCAAGGAAGAATCAAAAACATCCAAATCGAGCGTGATGTAAACCTTGTCTGTCATCTTTTTCAAAGACTCCTCCATCCAAAAATCATTATCCATGATATGATGAGCAAAATAAACCTTTTCTTTTTGAAGGTATTTTTTTTCACTGATATCCATACTCCTGATTCCAACTTGGATCAAGTTGGTATATTTCTGAGCTTCTGCCAATGCACATGCGTGATTGAATTTTGTGCCCATATACTCCTGACGCAGATCGGTATGTGCATCTAATTGAACAACTGTTAGGTTTTTGTGCTTCTGTGCAAATGCTCTTAAAACTCCAATGCTGATACTGTGTTCTCCTCCAAAATAGGTTGGAAGTTTGCCGGATTTGATTTGTTGGATGGCTGTTTTATAAACGATCTCAACCATTTCTTCTGGTGTAGATTTTTTAACTTTTAAAGGTTTTTCCAGAAAAACGCCTCTTTTATAGGGCTCTGACTGCGTTTCGATATCATAAAGTTCCATATTGGCAGAGGCATCCATAAATGCTTTAAATCCTTCATCAGCACCCTTACCCCAGGTACTCGTTCCATCAAAAGGTATAGATGTCAACAATACACCTGCTGAATCATAGCTTGCATATTTTGCAGGAATACCGGCATAGGTTTGAATTTTTTCTTTCATAATGTGTTTAATTCAAATGAAATAAAACCGATTTCAGGGTTCGGAATAAAATTAATCAAAATTCCTTAACTAATTATAGCCCAAAATTTTCAACATATCTTTTGAAGTCTGTTCTTCGCTATAAATCCAGTCTACAAGATTTCCGTTTTCATCCCGATCTACTATGAGATGTTTTGGCGATGGCAACAAACAATGTTTTATGCCTCCATACCCTGACAAAGCATCCTGGTAAGCTCCGGTATGAAAAAATCCAAGAAACAAGGGCTCCTTATCTTCTCGGCTGTATCTGGGCAAAAACAATTGTTGATTTAATGCCTCCGTATTGTAATAATCTGAATTATCACAACTCAATCCACCAATATTGATTCTAGAATAATCATTGTGCCATTTATTGATTGGAAGAAGTATAAATCGTTCAGCGATTCCCCAACTATCCGGTAAGGTATTCATCAATGAATTGTCAACCATATACCAGATTTCAGAATCATTTTGTTGCTTTTGTTCAAGTACAGAGAAAATTGTAGCTCCGCTTTCGCCAACGGTATATTTACCAAATTCTGTAAAAATATCCGGATGATCGACACCCGCTTCATCACAGCTGTCCCGGATCATTTTTACTATTTGATTGATCATATACTTGTAGTCATACTCAAAACCCAGTGAATTCCTAATGGGCAAGCCACCCCCGATATTAATGGCTTTAATAGATGGAAAATGCTTCTTTAATTCGGTATATGTACTAATTCCTTTTTTTAATTCACCCCAATAATATGCAGTATCCTTAATACCTGTATCCACAAAAAAATGAATCATATACAATTCAAATTTTTTATGCTTTTTAAATTTTTCTTTTGCGAATTGGACAATTTGTGAAGATCGAATACCCAATCGAGAAGTATAAAATTCAAAACTGGGTTCTTCCTCCGTTGCGACACGAAGTCCAATTTTGCATTTTTTATGAATCAATTCATCAAAGCGATCTACTTCATAAATATTATCACAAACCGGTATTACATTTTTAAATCCCGAATTAATCAAATTTGCGATATTCTGCAAATATTGTCTGGGTTTGTATCCATTATTTACAATGATTTGATCTTTGTCAATCAACTCATTTTTATAAAGATTTTCAATCAAATCGATATCAAAAGCAGAGGATGTCTCCAAATGCACATCGTGCTGCAATACTTCTTTTAGAACATATGAAAAGTGGCAACATTTTGTACAATAACAATAAAAGTATTTGCCATCATAGTCTAATGACTTCATGGCTTTATTGAATTGGTTTTTTGCTTTTTTAATTTGATCTCCAATGCGGGGAAGGTAGGTCATTTTAAAAGGTGTGCCATATTTTTCAATCAGATTCATGACCGGAATTCCGTTGAAAATGAGTTCGTCTTTTTCCAGATCAAAACTTTCCTGTGGAAAGTAATAAGACTGGTCAATGAGGTCAAAATATTTATTTACCATTTCGGCATAATCGTTTTTCTATAAGGGCACAAATATATTGGAAAATGGGTAGATTGAAGCTTTAAAATAGTAAATGGACCTGTGAATTTGCTAAAAATTATCAGAAGTCGATTGTCAAAGATTCTGTATCAGATCCTGAACGGTTCATTTATTGAATAAAAGCAAGCTTTCGCCCCCTTTGATCTGGAAACAGGCTACATGATCCCAAGCCATTTCACCATAAAATTGACTATGTTTACCGAGCAATCTAAAAATCATATTAAATAATTTTAATATATGTTAGAAAAATTATTCCGTAAAAAATCAATGGCTTCATTTCTTGAAGCCTCTCATACCAATAGCCTTCATAAAGTGTTAACCGTTCAGGATTTAACAGCTTTAGGAATTGCCGCAATTATAGGGGCCGGAAGTTTTAGCAGTCTGGGCGAAGCTTGCTTTAAAGGAGGACCCGGGGTTGTCTTATTATTTATTATAACAGGCATTGCCTGTGGATTTACTGCTTTGTGTTATGCTGAATTTGCCAGCAGATTACCTGTGGCTGGATCTGCTTATACCTATGCCTATGTTTCTTTTGGTGAATTAGCCGCCTGGATCATTGGTTGGGCACTTTTAATGGAATATTCAATTGGCAACATTTATGTAGCTTTTTCGTGGAGCGATTATTTTACCTCCTTGTTGCAACGATTGCACATTCATATTCCTGAATATCTGACCTGCAGTTACCTTGAAGCTAAAAAAGCTTTTGCCAACCAATCTACAAATGCCGAATTGATCGCCGCTTGGAATCATGCACCCATGTTTGGTTCACTTCGAATTATATTAGACCTGCCTGCCCTTATTATCAATGTGTTGATTACAATACTAGTATATATAGGTGTAAAAGAATCCAGAAATTTTAGC
Protein-coding sequences here:
- a CDS encoding TraR/DksA family transcriptional regulator, whose protein sequence is MKTRYSDEELIEFKKVIDDKLESTKRELEDIEQQMMELRDNMADEQGGDWFDDSSIHTEIEFLTKMAERQKQFIQNLEMALVRIKNKSYGICTVTGDLIEKQRLLLVPHATKSVKAKESELPSAPPAEVRNDSTMYSEEEEEDNPPLE
- the corA gene encoding magnesium/cobalt transporter CorA — encoded protein: MSNKKKIGLSPGSLVYTGKQLDVKPIVKGIQYNPNDYSELSEKECLNLNLKQGFQYWLDLKGINDVNLISQLGEKFNIHRLILEDVLDPGHRIKIEDYDAALFGIIYNVEYNKATKTLKKEQISVYLNKSVLISFQEDPDDSFSIIRNRMQMPLSRIRTRGSDYLFYAIIDYLVDRYYITVEAFHDEIEVMEEKVLQEKFVLHLEDLHILRNNILAMKRVVFPLREEINQLKNLETNLIDASTFLFLRDLQDNIQHLIETLDNQRELLNGIRELVMSRTNLQMNKDMKWLAMVSTVSIPILFFTGVYGMNFEFMPELKWKYGYLIWWIGISVVVFTMIGFLKRKKMI
- the speB gene encoding agmatinase, with translation MKEKIQTYAGIPAKYASYDSAGVLLTSIPFDGTSTWGKGADEGFKAFMDASANMELYDIETQSEPYKRGVFLEKPLKVKKSTPEEMVEIVYKTAIQQIKSGKLPTYFGGEHSISIGVLRAFAQKHKNLTVVQLDAHTDLRQEYMGTKFNHACALAEAQKYTNLIQVGIRSMDISEKKYLQKEKVYFAHHIMDNDFWMEESLKKMTDKVYITLDLDVFDSSLMPSTGTPEPGGMQWYQVLQYLRMIFLRKKVVGFDIVELAPNPHNQAPDFLAAKLYYKMLAYYFERSAK
- a CDS encoding arginine decarboxylase produces the protein MVNKYFDLIDQSYYFPQESFDLEKDELIFNGIPVMNLIEKYGTPFKMTYLPRIGDQIKKAKNQFNKAMKSLDYDGKYFYCYCTKCCHFSYVLKEVLQHDVHLETSSAFDIDLIENLYKNELIDKDQIIVNNGYKPRQYLQNIANLINSGFKNVIPVCDNIYEVDRFDELIHKKCKIGLRVATEEEPSFEFYTSRLGIRSSQIVQFAKEKFKKHKKFELYMIHFFVDTGIKDTAYYWGELKKGISTYTELKKHFPSIKAINIGGGLPIRNSLGFEYDYKYMINQIVKMIRDSCDEAGVDHPDIFTEFGKYTVGESGATIFSVLEQKQQNDSEIWYMVDNSLMNTLPDSWGIAERFILLPINKWHNDYSRINIGGLSCDNSDYYNTEALNQQLFLPRYSREDKEPLFLGFFHTGAYQDALSGYGGIKHCLLPSPKHLIVDRDENGNLVDWIYSEEQTSKDMLKILGYN